Proteins from a genomic interval of Deltaproteobacteria bacterium:
- a CDS encoding glycosyltransferase family 39 protein, with translation MKNRKLLEPVYTTIPYIIAALISFAYLSFYTRYFFLTNPSNDEGTMISALRVLHGQVIYRDFFDIFFPGNTYLLAGLYKIFGSGIIVTNEITIVTGCVINVLLYHFSRLVIKRWYAILAPLLFLTFGFTEWFTFNHYITAAIILLLTLAFLNKFFSSGKDIFLYVSGFLAGLTTVFLQSTGVYTIVILTILLLWIPEKFFKNAGKAVEGRSAKHVRLSMIIKFMIGAGIPLLFMLLFLIVNRAVYGFLQDEYILLSAYPRIDMFLMSPFASTKYVVDDPIRLFQVITALLSVFMFIRRKARTSIEYILFAGSIIFFLNNGHRIMLIIPTTTYINMGLSMVFGVYLIYLFDDMLQKKSWELLYNKLFKRGINAVISACMVVVFVMLFFSVKKIQEKGYHFTLDHERLWTFDRYGAETMVNFITETDRIIKNDRKVFVYPFAPILYTAMDIQNPTSYDIVPSLGTVASAPLFIMNKIIGELKASKTKYIITYQWSYTELRRISKEQGKIFSLNTLEKYIFTHYQPVKEIGDSDIGSYKLLKRTYAENEDEKIP, from the coding sequence ATGAAAAATAGAAAGCTGCTTGAACCTGTATATACAACAATACCCTATATAATAGCTGCTCTTATAAGTTTTGCATACCTTTCTTTTTACACACGTTATTTTTTCCTTACAAACCCTTCAAATGACGAGGGTACAATGATCAGCGCATTAAGGGTTCTTCACGGCCAGGTGATATACAGGGACTTTTTTGATATATTTTTTCCGGGTAATACATATCTGCTCGCCGGTTTATACAAAATCTTTGGTTCCGGCATTATTGTAACGAACGAGATTACAATTGTAACGGGCTGCGTGATCAATGTACTCCTGTACCATTTCTCCAGATTGGTTATAAAAAGGTGGTATGCGATTTTAGCACCCCTGCTGTTTCTCACTTTTGGGTTCACCGAATGGTTTACTTTTAACCACTATATCACAGCAGCAATTATCCTGCTTCTGACACTGGCATTTTTGAATAAATTCTTTTCCTCAGGAAAGGATATATTCCTTTATGTATCGGGATTTCTTGCAGGGCTCACCACCGTATTCCTTCAGTCTACGGGTGTTTATACGATTGTTATACTTACAATCTTATTGCTATGGATACCGGAGAAATTCTTTAAAAATGCGGGTAAAGCTGTTGAAGGTAGATCGGCCAAACACGTACGATTGAGCATGATCATAAAGTTTATGATTGGGGCCGGCATTCCGCTTTTATTCATGCTGCTGTTCCTTATTGTGAATAGAGCAGTCTATGGATTTTTGCAGGACGAATACATCCTGCTGTCCGCATACCCAAGGATAGACATGTTTTTAATGTCTCCGTTCGCGTCAACGAAATATGTCGTAGACGACCCCATTCGTTTATTCCAGGTTATAACTGCGTTATTGAGCGTGTTCATGTTCATACGTAGAAAAGCCAGGACATCCATAGAATATATTTTGTTTGCGGGCTCCATCATCTTTTTTCTTAATAACGGTCATCGCATCATGCTGATTATTCCAACGACTACCTACATTAATATGGGACTCTCAATGGTTTTCGGGGTGTATCTGATATACCTGTTTGATGATATGCTGCAGAAAAAAAGCTGGGAGTTATTGTATAATAAATTATTTAAGAGAGGGATCAACGCGGTTATATCCGCATGTATGGTAGTTGTGTTTGTGATGTTGTTTTTCTCTGTCAAAAAGATACAGGAAAAGGGTTACCATTTCACTCTTGATCACGAGCGATTATGGACATTTGACAGATACGGAGCGGAGACTATGGTGAATTTCATTACGGAAACAGACAGAATCATTAAAAACGATAGAAAAGTATTCGTCTATCCTTTTGCTCCGATTCTCTATACTGCAATGGATATACAAAACCCTACAAGCTATGATATAGTGCCGAGTTTAGGAACAGTTGCGAGTGCTCCATTATTTATTATGAATAAGATCATCGGGGAACTGAAGGCTTCAAAGACAAAATACATTATTACCTACCAATGGTCATACACCGAACTTCGGCGTATATCGAAGGAACAGGGTAAGATTTTTTCCCTCAATACGCTTGAGAAATATATCTTCACACACTATCAACCGGTAAAAGAAATAGGGGATTCGGATATCGGGTCATACAAATTGCTTAAACGCACTTATGCGGAAAACGAAGATGAAAAAATTCCTTAG
- a CDS encoding B12-binding domain-containing radical SAM protein, which produces MKVLLIQPPRYFSKFGEIGQKQLSMNTGIAYIASYIRHRGINVSIYDASVGEFKTSDLQKVIMEKKPDIIGISASTIQIVDANYIADLSKSIDNNIVAVIGGAHASALPEGTLKEFKAFDYLVEGEGEETFYKLISYLSGKEKLDDRGLYYRENGNIKSGKSRPLIEHLDDIPFPAYDLFLLDNYKPQYSHDRGVALPVFTTRGCSYDCSFCSGPMGRKVRFRTVKNIIEELKMDIERYHPSQILIGDDTFTIKKSFVIEVCESIIKEGINKEVEFICETRTDVVDREILMYMKNAGVRSVTFGIESGDDEILKKNSKGITRKDSLNAVNLAREVGLEVDANFILGLSYEDKHTIKKTIDFACSLPLDYASFFTLVPYPGTEVAIMAEHNEGGLRLLSKDWSKYGKQTGGILELENISYKRLKLYQLYAYIRFYSTPKHFLNAMKRITPITILVFLWHILKHQIFGGLKSHTVD; this is translated from the coding sequence ATGAAGGTACTTTTAATTCAGCCGCCCCGATACTTTAGCAAGTTTGGCGAAATAGGGCAAAAACAACTCAGTATGAATACAGGCATTGCATACATAGCTTCGTACATTAGACATAGAGGTATAAATGTCAGTATTTATGATGCGAGTGTCGGCGAATTTAAAACATCCGATTTACAAAAAGTAATAATGGAAAAAAAACCTGATATTATCGGCATATCCGCATCTACAATTCAGATAGTCGATGCAAACTATATTGCCGATTTAAGCAAATCCATAGATAACAATATCGTTGCAGTTATTGGCGGTGCCCATGCAAGTGCCTTACCGGAGGGAACATTAAAAGAATTCAAAGCATTTGATTATCTAGTTGAAGGTGAAGGAGAAGAAACTTTTTACAAATTGATATCGTATCTTTCCGGAAAAGAGAAATTGGATGATAGGGGACTATATTATAGAGAAAACGGTAATATAAAATCCGGTAAATCAAGACCATTAATTGAACATCTTGATGACATCCCTTTTCCTGCCTATGATCTATTCCTGCTTGATAATTATAAGCCTCAGTATTCTCATGACAGGGGTGTTGCATTACCGGTGTTTACAACAAGGGGATGCTCTTATGACTGTAGTTTTTGTTCGGGACCAATGGGGAGAAAGGTACGATTCAGAACTGTTAAAAACATTATTGAAGAACTCAAAATGGACATAGAAAGATATCATCCATCGCAGATCCTGATAGGTGATGATACCTTTACTATAAAGAAATCGTTCGTAATCGAGGTCTGTGAATCAATAATAAAAGAGGGTATAAACAAAGAAGTTGAGTTTATATGTGAAACAAGAACCGATGTCGTTGATAGAGAGATACTCATGTATATGAAAAACGCAGGCGTGAGAAGTGTCACTTTTGGTATTGAATCAGGGGATGATGAGATCCTCAAAAAAAACTCAAAAGGAATAACACGAAAAGATTCATTAAATGCCGTTAACCTTGCAAGAGAAGTAGGACTCGAGGTTGATGCGAATTTCATACTCGGTCTGTCTTATGAAGATAAACATACAATAAAAAAAACGATAGATTTTGCATGCTCTCTGCCGCTTGATTATGCAAGTTTTTTTACTCTTGTTCCATACCCTGGGACAGAGGTTGCGATAATGGCAGAGCATAATGAAGGGGGATTAAGGCTGTTGTCAAAAGACTGGAGCAAGTATGGAAAACAAACCGGCGGTATTCTTGAGTTGGAAAATATTAGCTACAAACGATTAAAACTCTACCAATTGTACGCTTACATAAGATTCTATAGTACTCCAAAACATTTTCTCAATGCCATGAAACGCATTACACCAATTACTATACTTGTATTTTTATGGCATATTTTAAAACATCAAATCTTTGGCGGGTTAAAATCACATACAGTGGATTGA
- a CDS encoding alpha/beta hydrolase, whose amino-acid sequence MPYINIDNKKIYYEINGNGSTVLLFLHCWTCNHTFWQEQVNTLSKMYKCITIDFPGHGLSEDAGNYTIDEFCRYVYVVTRKLRIRKFIIIGHSLGGMVALKLALDYSDLLAGMILIDTSAKLKRHLLQNVSSMLGIAGGKLVFPAIKRAVIDFSAVHPLTGWKTRKKIKDDIIKVPNNITVKTLKSIRSFDVIDTLGRITVPVLIMVGSMDIFTDIRHALTLYVRIPHSSLRLIGGAGHMSMLEQPGKVNAYIKEFISTLLHKT is encoded by the coding sequence ATGCCATACATAAACATAGATAACAAAAAAATATATTATGAGATCAATGGAAATGGCAGTACAGTACTGTTATTTTTACATTGCTGGACATGTAATCACACCTTCTGGCAGGAACAGGTAAATACATTATCAAAGATGTATAAATGCATAACAATTGATTTCCCCGGGCATGGTTTATCAGAGGATGCAGGGAATTATACAATTGATGAGTTTTGTAGATATGTTTATGTGGTAACAAGAAAACTTCGTATCAGGAAATTCATTATTATAGGGCATAGTCTTGGAGGCATGGTGGCTTTAAAATTGGCATTGGACTATTCTGATTTATTAGCCGGCATGATCTTAATAGATACATCGGCAAAACTAAAAAGGCATCTTTTGCAGAACGTTTCTTCCATGTTGGGCATTGCCGGCGGCAAATTAGTTTTTCCTGCAATCAAAAGAGCAGTTATTGACTTCAGCGCTGTTCATCCTCTTACCGGATGGAAAACGAGAAAAAAGATTAAAGACGACATAATTAAGGTTCCGAATAATATAACTGTAAAAACCTTAAAAAGTATCAGATCGTTTGATGTGATTGATACACTCGGGCGTATAACAGTCCCTGTCCTGATAATGGTTGGCAGCATGGACATATTCACGGACATCCGTCACGCGCTTACACTTTATGTGAGAATACCACATTCCAGCCTGAGGCTCATAGGAGGAGCAGGGCATATGTCTATGCTTGAACAACCGGGAAAAGTCAATGCGTATATAAAAGAGTTTATTTCAACATTACTCCATAAGACTTGA